The DNA sequence GTCTCTTCGGTAGCGCATCTGCTGCAGGCTCAATCGTGGCAAGGGGCGGCGAAGCTATGCGCGTGCGCGCACGAGTGTCAAGGAACGGGCATTGCAGCCGCGGTGAGGCCATGAGTGATACCAGGTTCAAACAGGAAGGCGACGCGGCGCAGAGCGAGGCCGCGGCGCGCGAGATTGCGACGCTGGCAGCGCAGCCTGCTGCGATCGACGCGGCTGTACTGCGGTCCGTGCCGGACCTGCGCGGGATCCGTTGTGAGGATGCGAGCGGCATCCCGGTCGGACACCTGTGGGGTGCGCTGGCCGAAGCCGAGACGGGACTGCTGCGGTATGTGGACCTCGAGCTGGAGACGCTCGACCGGCACGTACTCGTTCCGATCGGGCACGCCCGCGTCCATGGTGAAGGGCGTGAAGGTCCGTGCATCCGGCTGCGAGCCGCACTGCTCGAGCAGCTCGAGCAGGTGCCGCCGTTCGCCGCGGAAGTGGGCCACATCGATGATCCCTATGAGCGGGCTCTGCTCGAGGCGTATGGCCGCACGTTCCATGGCGAGCGCTATTACGCTCACCCCGCATACGACCACAGCGGCATCTACGTGGGCGAGCATCCGGTCGTGTCCGGCGACGGCTCGGCCGATGAGCCGCTGCACCGCATGTCCTACCTGACCGGCTGGAAGGTCGCGTCGGGCGAACCTGACATCCGGGGCTGGCCGCTCGTGCTGGCAGGCGACGGCACGCGCGTCGAAGTGATCGACCTGATCATCGACACGGCCGCGGAGCGCGTACGCTACGTCGTCGTGCCGCTGCCCGACAGCGACGGCGCACGCCTCATTCCCATCGGCTTTCTGCGCGTGGATGCAGACACGAAGAAGGTGGTGGCCGAGGGGTTCACTGCGACGGACGTCGCGGAGCTGCCGCCGTACCTGGGCGGAGGCGTGACACGAGTCGCGGAGGACTCACTGAATGCGGCGCTGCGGCGCACGTTCTCGGGCCGCCGCCGTTATCTGCTTCCCGATTTCCGCGCCTGATTGACACGCGGAGCGGGTGCGGGCATCTTGGCGCCCCATGATTCTCAGACTTTCGGCCGTATGTGAGAGCGCCCGCGAGCGCCCGGACGGGCGTCTCGACCTGTCCGGCATCTTCAACGATCTGAGCGCGCCCGGCTTCCCGGCGATGCAGGAACGCATGACCGTCGTGTTCGTCGTCGAGTGGGAGGCGGACGAAACCGGCGAGCTGCCGCTGCGCGCGGACATGATCGACGAGAGCGGTCGCAAGCTCCTCACCATCCAGGGCCACACGCAGGTGGACGCACGCGGTGCGGATCGCTCGCCGCCCCAGACACGCCTCATCATGCCGCTCGAAAAGGTCGTCTTCCCGAAGCCCGGGCGGTACCGCTTCGAGCTCGTCGCGGGCGGTGATGCGGCGGACGCATGCTCCTTCTTCGTCGGTCAGGCCACCGCCGGCTGAATCCGTATCGATCACAATCTGCACCCGGGCCGCTCCCGATCCGGTACCCCTGCCCACCGGCCAGCAACGCCCTGACGGACCCCGCCCGCCGGGCACGGGTATGATCCGCCCATACGCCGGGATTCATGGGAGGTTGTGCGTGGAAGCTCGAGTCCAGCCGGAGGACACGCAGGACGTGGTGCGCGTGCTCTCCGCATTGTCGGATGTTAACAGATATCGTATCGTGGAGCTGCTCGCGACGGACGGCGAGCTTTCCTGCGGCACGATCGGCACTGCGCTCGGCATGTCGGCGTCGCTGATCTCGCATCACCTCGGCGTGCTCGAAAGCGCGAGCGTGATCCAGCGCAGGAAGGATGGGCTGTGGACGCTCAACCGACTCCGCCGCGATGAGCTCGCCCGGCGACTGTCGGGACTCCAGCGGATCGTAGCGACCACAGACGAACAGTAGACTTTCCCGCCGTGCCCGTCCGGGCACGGCGTTTTTCGGTTCCACACAGACAGTACAACGGAGTCCGTCCATGCATGCTGACGAGCGTGGTGCGCGCGGTAATGCGAGCACCGGTGGTCGACGGGGGATACCGCTCCATACGAAGATCCTGCTGGGCCTCGCGCTGGGCGCGATTGCAGGCATAGCTGCCAACGTATTCGCCGCCGACGCCGCGTGGGTCGAAGCGATCGTGACGTACGTCGCCCAGCCCGTCGGTCAGGTGTTCCTCGGTATGCTCTTCATGGTCGTGATGCCGCTGGTGTTCACCACGCTCGCGCTCGGCGTGGCCGGACTGGGCGACCTGAGCAGTCTCGGCCGCGTCGGCGGCAAGACGATAGGCTTCTTCCTGTTCACCACCGCATGCGCAGTTGTGCTCGGTCTCACGCTCGCCAACGTAGTCGCACCCGGTGCCGGCATCGACCCGGCAGTGCGCGCGGCACTGCTCGCCGAGTACTCCACGCAGGCCGCGGACCGCGTGGTCGCGTCCGAGAACACCGGCTTCGGCATCCAGACGTTCGTCAACATCGTGCCGCGCAACCCGCTCGCCGCCGCCGTCAACGGCAACATGCTCGGCGTGATTTTCTTTACACTGATGTTCGGTATCGCGCTCACGCGGATTCCGAAAGAGCTGTCCGCACCGGTGATCCGCGGCCTCGAGGGTATCGCCCAGGCGAT is a window from the Longimicrobiales bacterium genome containing:
- a CDS encoding PRC-barrel domain-containing protein, whose protein sequence is MSDTRFKQEGDAAQSEAAAREIATLAAQPAAIDAAVLRSVPDLRGIRCEDASGIPVGHLWGALAEAETGLLRYVDLELETLDRHVLVPIGHARVHGEGREGPCIRLRAALLEQLEQVPPFAAEVGHIDDPYERALLEAYGRTFHGERYYAHPAYDHSGIYVGEHPVVSGDGSADEPLHRMSYLTGWKVASGEPDIRGWPLVLAGDGTRVEVIDLIIDTAAERVRYVVVPLPDSDGARLIPIGFLRVDADTKKVVAEGFTATDVAELPPYLGGGVTRVAEDSLNAALRRTFSGRRRYLLPDFRA
- a CDS encoding metalloregulator ArsR/SmtB family transcription factor produces the protein MEARVQPEDTQDVVRVLSALSDVNRYRIVELLATDGELSCGTIGTALGMSASLISHHLGVLESASVIQRRKDGLWTLNRLRRDELARRLSGLQRIVATTDEQ